Proteins encoded in a region of the Pelmatolapia mariae isolate MD_Pm_ZW linkage group LG16_19, Pm_UMD_F_2, whole genome shotgun sequence genome:
- the gchfr gene encoding GTP cyclohydrolase 1 feedback regulatory protein, whose translation MPYMFVSTQIRLENGPTNVGDEFSDPVVMNYLGARKTTMLGNNFSEYHVDDPPRLVLDKLEKIGFRVVSMTGVGQTLVWCLHKEME comes from the exons ATGCCGTACATGTTCGTCAGCACACAGATTCGACTG GAGAACGGTCCGACAAATGTGGGGGATGAATTTTCGGATCCAGTGGTCATGAATTACCTGGGAGCGAGGAAAACGACTATGCTGGGGAACAATTT TTCCGAGTATCACGTGGATGACCCGCCTCGCCTGGtgctggacaagctggagaagatTGGCTTCCGTGTGGTGTCCATGACAGGTGTGggacagacactggtgtggtgtcttCACAAGGAGATGGAGTGA